Genomic window (Methanosphaera sp. WGK6):
ATTCATCTAAGTATTGTTTAAATTCACTTATTGTTAATAATGGTTTAAATTGTACATTGTTTTCTTCAAATGTTTTTTGTGCACCTTCTTCTCTATCAACTATTACAAAAGCTTGTGTGATATTTCCACCATTTTCTTCAATTACTTTTATAGCTTTTAATAATGAGCCTCCTGTTGTTGTTACATCTTCAACAATAACTACATTATCATTTTCAAGTAATTCTCCTTCAATTTGTTTACTAGTACCATATGATTTTTTTTCTTTTCTAATCATTAACATTGGTTTTTTTGATATTAATGATGTTGCTGTTGCAATTGGTACTGCACCTAATGCAGGTCCTGCTATTTTATCTATGTTGTCATCTTGTATTTGTTCTGTTATTAGATGAGCTACACATTCGAGAATTTCTGGTTCTGTTATTGCTTTTTTCATGTCAACATAGTAATCACTTTCTTTTCCAGAGGATAATGTGAATTTTCCAAATTTTATTACATTATTATTTTTTAATAATTCTATTAATTTGCTTTTGTAATCTGTCATTTCAAACCCTTTTTTTATAATTCATTTTCTAATTCTTCAATTACTAATTCTGCATCGTTTATTGCTTGTTTGAGGATTATTTTATCACCAATACGGTTTATCATTTCAAATGGAACGATAATTTCATTTTTTGATATACCAATACTTTCACTTATTCCACCTTTTGTAACAATAAGTGATTCAAGTCTATTGGTTGATGTATCCAGTTCTACATCTTTAATTTTACCCATTATTGATGCTGAATTGTCTAATACTTCTTTCCCAATTAATTCATTTAATAAACGCATATTAATCACTTTAAATAATTATATTATGAATTGTTAAAACATAATGTATAATACTAATATATATGTTATTTGGATGTTATAATTTTTTACAATTATACTTTATTTTATTATAGTTCTAATACTATTTTTTTATCAAAATAATTAAACTATTAAAATACTAAATAATATTAGATATACTAATAAAAGTTATGGGGAATTATTTAATGAAGATATATATTTTAGATGCATCAGGTTTAATCAATGGTTTTTATTCTAAAGATTCACTTAATCTAATGACATCCTCAACAGTATCTGAAATTAGGGATATTAATACAGAAATGTTATTAAATAACTGTATTAATGAAGGAATTATAAGAATTGAAAATGTAAACTTCAATGAAGAAAAGGATATTCAGGATGTATTATTATCTAGTGGAGATTTAATGAGACTTTCGGCTACTGATAAGGATATAGTAGCATTAGCACTTAAATATAAAAAAGAAGGTCATGATGTAATTACTGTCACTGATGATTATTCAATGCAGAATGTACTAAAATTACTTAATCTTAAGTTTAAATCTGTACGTACTGAAGGTATTAAAAAAACAATTCAATGGCAGAGAATTTGTAAAGGATGTAGAAAAAAATATCCCTCTGACAGTACAGAAAAAGAATGTGATGTATGTGGATCACCAATTATTAGAAAACGTATGAAAGCAAGAAGTAATCATTAAAAAAAATAGAGGGTATTATGAGTTTAAAAATTGGAATAATAGTTCATGGTCCTGGAATAATTGACACAGGAGAAGCAAAACGAATTATAGGTATTTTATCTAATTATGGTGAAGTTTCATGTAGACTTGGTGGAACAATGGGACGAACTGCTGTTATTGATGCTAATTTAGAAGACATAATTAATATTGAAGATAAATTACTACCAAGTCAATCTATACAATTATTGTCTGAAGACAATGATATTTTATTCTTACTAAATTATGGAAAATCCACAGTTACAGGTCATACATTTGGATATAAAGTATTAAATAATGTTGGTAAACAGGTTAATTTAGTACAAATAGAACGTCCTGGAGAAAGTGATGGTATTATAATTCAATGGAATAAATTCTCAGATATTAACTTAATAAAAAGGATTGCTCATGATTTAAAATTACCTATAACTAATTATGATGAAGTAATTGATTTAGTTGAAGATTTAACTGGTTATAGTAGAGAAAATAATAGAATTGAACGAAAAGTTGCAGGTGTATCCCCTGAGGAAAATATAATGTTAAATGGTATAATTATAGGGAAGGTTACATCAAATAATTTAACAATAATTTCAGAAAATAATCAAATTATAGAAATGAAAGGTGGAATTATTAAACAACATGGCTTAGAAAAATTAGGGGATGTTGATTTATCCAAGGCTATTATAAAAACAGGATTACTAAGAAAATCAGAAAATATAAATCCTAGAATTATAAATCATGAACGAAAAGATAAACTAAAAGTAATGTTCCTAGATCATGCAGCGGAAGATATTTACAAGTACAAAGACATTGATTTATTAGTTACAATAGGTGATGATACAACACTATTATCATCAGATATATTATATCGTTTTAGTATTCCTATTATTGGAATAACTGATGGTGACTTAGATAAAGTAGTGCTTAAAGGATTTAGACATGATGATTCTCTAATTATTCAAGTAAAATCGGGGTATGATGATATTATTGGTAATATAATTCATGAACTATTATTTAAATCAGAGAATTATTTAATCATAGATGATATGGAAGAATTTAAAGAAAAAATAATAAGTATCATAAATAATCAAAAAATATCTTATAAATTTGTAGATAAACAATTAGTGGATTAGATAACACTTTGTTAAATTATTAGTATTTAAAATAATAAATGAATAACTATTGATAACAATTAACTACAATATAGTATATTATAATAATCAAGCGGGGAATAATTTTGGATTTTAATGAAATAATTGAATCAATAAGAACATTTAAGGGAGTAACACGTAAAAAATCAATAGCAGATGTACGCGAGAAATTAAAAGATGTATATAATGTTTCAGGTAATGTCTATTTAGCATTTGGTGATGATGCAGCCGCTATAGATATAGGGAATAATCAATTAATGTTACTGGCAACTGATGGTATATGGGGCTCATTAATGGATATAAATCCATGGTGGTCTGGATATTGTTCTGTACTAGTAAATGTTAATGATATAGCAGCAATGGGTGGACTTCCAATGGGAATGACTAATGTTTTATCATCATCCAATCCAGAAATAACAGCAGAAATAATGGATGGAATAAAAGAAGGTGTGAAAAAATTTGGAGTACCTATGGTTGGAGGACATACTCATCCAGACACACCGTATGATGCATTAGATGTAGCAATAAGTGGGATTGTGGATAAAGAAGCAGTTATACCAAGTTGTGGTGCAAAAACAGATGATAATATTATAGTAGCAATAGACTTGGATGGTAGTATATATCCAGGAACAGAAATAAATTGGGATACAACAAGTGATAAATCACCAAAATATGTTCAGGATCAAATAAAAGTAATGAATACAATTGGTAAAAAACAATTAGTTCATGCTGCAAAGGATATTAGTAATCCTGGAATTGTAGGAACACTAGGAATGTTACTTGAAGCATCTAATATGGGTGCTCAAATAGAATTAGAACAAATTCCTCGACCTGATGATATTGACTGGATTAGGTGGTTTAAAATGTATCCTGGAAGTGCATTTGTATTAACAGCACCTGAAGAAACCACTGATAAAACTATTAGTTTATTGAATAAAGAACATATCAATGCAGAATGTGTTGGAAAAGTAATAGATAATCATAAATTAGCAATGTCTTATAAAAACAATACTAAAACTGTATTTGATTTTAATTCTGAAATAATCATGGGATTTACAGAAGACAAATAAAAAAAATTCTTTTTCCTAAAATTTCATATTTAACTTCCTCTTTTTTTTCTTTGTAGATTTGGTTTTAAACTAATTTTTTTTTCAGGAATTTCATTGTAAATTTGTTATTTTTTTTATAATCTTGAGACTTAACCATATGTTAATGAATGTAAGTATATTTCTAAGTTACTATTTCTCTTAATTAAGTGCCCAGTTAATCATTTAAATGTATTAATACTATAAAGCTAATAAATTAAAATTATAGAAATACTTCATAATTTCTAAAAATCAGGGAATTATTTATTTAATATTTTTGTCATGTAATAATTCTTTATTTGAGGCGAAAAAAATGCAAGTTAAAATCAATAATGTGGAAATGGATATACCTATAGGATCAACTGTGGAAGATGCTATAAAACTGTCCAAAGCACCTTATATTACTGGTTCGGCTATTGCTTTAATTGAAGGGCGAGAAGAGCTTGAAAGTCATGTAAATAAGTACAGTATTGAAACTACGGGTGGTAATATAATTATTGAATTAGTTGATACTGCAAATATGTTAACTGATTTCTGGAAGAATAATTATAAAAAATTCATAGGAACAGCTATAAGGTGGACAACATCTCATGAGGTAGCTATAGGTTCAATAGTATCTGATTTAGAACCTACTAATGAGGAACATCTTTATAATAGGGGAGATGTGATAATCAGTTTATCTAGTTTTTCTAATGAATCTACACATATTATCATTTCTAAAGTTAAACATGAAGGTATATATGGAGTACCTAATCAAAATAAGGGTGTTTTTGCTACAGTAGTGGGTGGTAAACGAAATATAATAAAACTCAAAAATACTGATGAAGTTTTAGATATTCATCCAGTCATAGAAAGAAAGAGTATAATAAAAAGTGCAGCAGTCACGGATTTCAACACAGAATTAAAACAGGGAAATGAATTATACACTTACATTGAAGTTGAAGCAAACCCTGAAGCACCTATATCATTTGAACATTTTCTTAAAATAATTGAAGATGGAACATTACATGTAGATTATGAATCAGAAAGTTTCATAGGAAATAACACTTTAAAAGGTTTAGAAAAAGATACAGAACTAATTGAAAAAAGAAAAAGAGGTGTTGTAACACTAAGAAATCAGGGGGCTGGTGTAGGACGAGTATATATTTATAGAGAAGATCGTGTATCCGTACCAACACATAATATAATAGGTCATGTTACACGAGGTATTCAAATACTAGATACTGTAAATGAACATGATAAAATAACAATAGTAACAAATCCTGAAAAAATATCTACTGTTGCTCTTACACAAAAAGAAGCAGATGACTATCTTGATAAACTAGGTATTGAACATGAACGTGATGGTCTAACTGATGATGATGCAATTATTGTAGCACAAGATCCACTATACACTATAGATGTACATAAAGAAAATAAACTTAAAACTCTAGGAGTACCAAAAGAAGACTTTGTGGAAATAGAATTATATCCAGAAGAAAGTCCAAGTTCTGTATGGTACTTTAGGAAAATATCAGGCTTACTTAATGGTGATGTAGGACATCTACAAGTAAATATGGCTATTAAAGAAATGAATATATTAATGTTCAAAGCAGTAAATAAAGAAGCAAAAGGTTTAATTCCTGAAAAATTACCTGATGGAAAAGTACAAGCATGGGAAATTTGTGTAAGTAATACTGCATGTAAGCATGTTGGAAATATAGGTATACGATTTATAGACAACACAGAATTTGGTCCGACAGGTGAATCATTCAGTAGTACAAATATTATTGGAAGAGTAGTTGGTGGATTCGATAATCTTAAAGCATTTAAAGAAGGAGATACAGTCTATGTTAAAGAACGATAAAGATATTGATACAGAATTTTGTCATATTCCTATGGGTGATGGAACATATCATGATTCTAATCAAAAAGGTAAAATTACACGTATGATAATTTTAGGTCCTGGATGTGCAGTAAGTTCAAAAGAATTACTGAATTTCTTACATTTATTAGAATTACCAATAAATATTCGTTTAACCTGTTATGGTGCTAATTTGAATGGAACTCCTGAACATGTTATGGAAGCAGTTCAAAAAGCAAGAGCTATTGATCCATCACATATATTCATAAAATTTAGGGGATTTCCTCCAGGTGATCCAAGAAGATGTAGAGCAAAAAGAGGAGGGGCTCGTGAAGGATTCCATCAAATTGAAGCAGAATATAAGTTATTACAAGATGTAAGTTATGCTTTAGAACATCCTAAACATATTGATATAACAGTACCTGAGAAAATTTCAGTAGATGAATTTATAGAAGTAGTAAATTCAGTGGATGCTGAAACTAATAAGAAATAATATGGGAAAATGGATGATTATAAAAATGAAATTTAATTTAATAAGGAGAAAATAAAATAGAGGTTATATTATGAAAGTTGCAATATTTCCACCAAATTCTATGATTTTAGCGGATATGATTGTTAGAGGAGGGCATGAACCATTAGTTGTTCAAAGTGAAATGAAACAAAAAGTTACTAGTCCAGAAATAGATGCACCTCCATTTAACATGACTGAAGAAGATCCAATTGCAGGTCTTAAATATGCTGCAATTGAAGTGCCTTCTGGAGTAAGAGGACGTATGTCTTTATTTGGTCCTATAATAGAAGAAGCAGAAGCAGCAATTATAATGAATGAAGCACCATTTGGATTTGGATGTGTGGGTTGTGCAAGATCTTCTGAACTAACAGTATTTTCTTTAAGAAGAAGAAATATACCTATTCTTGAACTAGATTATCCAACTTCACGTGATGCTACAGTTGAAATGGTTTATAAAATAAATACATTTTTAGATGAATTGAATGAAAAGGAGGCTAAATCTGATGATTAAAATAGCTCAATTATCATGTGGTACAGAATATAGTGGGATTCAAAAAGAAATAGAAAAAGCTGCAGAAATGTTTGGAGCAGAAATGGTTCTTCCCGATGTAAATCTTGATGATATAAATGAAGCATATGAGAAATTTGGTTTAAGTTGTGCAAGTTCAAGTCTTAAATTAATGATTGCAAGGGCAATGTCTTTAGTAGAAGGAAAAAATGATGCAGATGCTGTATTTATATGTACTTGTTTTAGATGTGCAGAAGGGGCTATAGCAAGAAATGAAGTACGTAGATTAATTCAAAATAATACAAATTTACCTGTAGTAACATATTCATTCACAGAAAAAACAAAAGCTTCAGAATTATTCATACGTATGGAAGCATTAACTACTGTAGTTTCAAGAAAAAGTATTCTTGCACGTGAAAAACAAGAAGGTCTTACTTTAGGTATAGATAGTGGTTCCACCACGACAAAAGTAGCATTAATGGAAAATGATGAAGTAATTGGAACAGGATGGGTACCAACAGGAGATATTCTAGGTTGTGCAAATGATGCTATTAATCAAGCATTGGAAGGTACATGTTATAAATTAGATGATGTTGAAGCTATTGGTACAACAGGTTATGGTCGTATTACTATTGGTAAACAAATGGGTGCAAAACTTATTCAAGAAGAAATATCTGTAAATAGTAAAGGTGCAGTTTATCTTGCAGGAGCACAGAGAGGTGAAGCAACAGTACTGGATATTGGAGGTATGGATAATAAGGTAATTACAGTAAATAATGGTATACCTGATAACTTTACTATGGGTGGTATCTGTGCAGGAGCATCTGGTCGTTTCTTAGATATGACTAGTGGAAGATTAAATGTGGATATTACAGAACTAGGACCTCTAGCACAAAAAGGTAACTATAAAAATGCAGTATTAAACAGTTATTGTATTGTATTTGGTATTCAAGACTTAGTAACATCTCTTGCAGGTGGAGCTAAAAAAGAGGATGCTGCAGATGCTGCATGTCATTCAGTAGCAGAACAAGTATATGAACAACAATTACAGGAAATTGATGTTCGTGAACCATTAATTCAGGTAGGTGGTACTTCTCTTATCACAGGTTTAGTCGATGCAGTTCAAGATATTCTTGGAGGTATTGAGATTATTGTACCTGAATATTCACAGTATATTGGAGCAGTAGGTGCTGCAATGCTTGTATCTGGACTTAAAGATACTGATATTGATGATAGTAAAAAATTCTAATCATGATTGAGGAGTGAATGTAGTATGTATGTAGAATGTTATGATGAAGTAGGTGCTCAAGTATATGATACACTACTTAGACATACACTTCAAGATTTAAAATTAGCAAGAGCAATTAGTGCTATAAAAATATTCATAGAACCTCGTGAACCCATATTTATAGGAGTAGTTAAACTAGAAAAAGCATCCACACCAATATATCTTAATGATATAGCTTCCTATAAATTAGAGGAGAATGTTTTGAAAATAACAGTTGAAAATGAGGATTATACTCCAAATCTATTAAGAGCATTATGGGAAAAGGAAGGACGAATTAATGTAACTCAACCTGATAGATATAAAATTGAAGTAGAAAATCCAACAATAGATGCTGAAAAATTAATGATTCATAATCCATCACAAGAATTAAAACGAAAAGTTTATGATGCATTATTTAGAATAATACCTGAAGGATTTCGTATGACACGTAATGCAAGTGAAGGAAATCTGATTAGTATTATGTGTAGTGATGAAATAATTGATGAAAAATGGAATAAGAAATTTAATGAAGTAATAGAAGAAGTTAAAAATCAATAATTTTCAAAACAGTTATTGGAGGGTTTTTCGTGAATGATGAAAAAAAGAGTCATTTTGCGCATGTAACACAAGCACATCCCTGCTTCAATGAAAAAATACATGATAAAGTAGGTAGGATTCATATTCCAATTGCCCCTAATTGTAATATTCAATGTGGTTTCTGTACAAGAAAATTTAACAATACAGAAAATAGGCCAGGAGTAACATCATGTATTATGTCTATAGATGAAGCTATAAATCATATAAGAAATACCACAAATGAAATTCCCATAAGTGTTGTTGGTGTTGCAGGACCTGGAGATTCATTATGTAATGAAGAAACACTAGAATTATTTTCACGAATTAAAGAAGAATTTCCTGATTTAATATTATGTATGAGTACAAATGGATTGCTTGTACCAAAATATGCAAAAAAAATTTCAGAAGTAGGTGTTAAAACAGTAACAATAACTATAAATGCTGTTGATTTAGATATTGGTGCAGAAATTTATGATAATATAGAATATGAAGGTAAAATATATCATGGCAAGGAAGGTTTCAAAATACTTCTTGAAAATCAATTAAAAGGTATTGAAATGTTATCACAGTTAGGTGTAATTGTTAAAGTTAATAGTGTATTAATACCTGGAGTAAATGATGAACACATAGTAGACATAGCAAAAACTGTTAAAAGTAGAGGAGCATCTATTATGAATGTTTTACCATTAATACCATTAAATAAATTTAAGAATCTTGAAAAACCTGGCTGTGGTATGTTAAGTGATGTTCGTGAACAAGTTGAAGAATATCTTCCAGTATTCAGAGCTTGCACACAATGTAGAGCAGATGCATTTGGTATACCTGGTAAAAAAGAACAAGATTTTTCACTAGAATTAATACCTAATAGTCATTATTAACCACCATATTTTTTTCCTTTTTTTATAAATATTATTAATTTTAAAAAATATACAATATAGTAACTATTATTATTTTAGGAGAATTATATGATAGAAACATTATATTGGAAAGATAATACATTATTTTTATTAGATCAAACATTACTTCCGCATGAAATAGAATTTTATGAATGTAAAACATATCATGAAGTAATTAATGCAATTAAAACAATGAAAGTAAGAGGTGCTCCTGCAATTGGAGTTTCAGCAGCATATGCAATGGCACTTGCAGAGTTAGCTGGAGTTGATTTAAACAAAGCAGGGGATGAAATTAAATCTGCAAGACCAACAGCAATAAACTTATTTTGGGCAGTAGATCAGGTTTTAAAAGCAGTAAATGATGGAAAATCTGCTGTTGATACGGCAATTATGATGGAAAAAGAAGATATTGCAATTAATAAAAAAATAGGTGAATATGGAAATACTGTGATTAGTGATGGTGATACAATACTTACTCATTGTAATGCAGGAGCATTAGCATGTGCGGGTTATGGAACTGCATTAGGTGTGATAAGAGCTGCACATGACGCTGATAAAAATATTGATGTAATTTGTGATGAAACACGTCCGGTACTACAAGGTGCTAGGTTAAGTGTATTTGAGATGCAAGAAGAAAATATTCCTGTACGATTAATTGTTGATGGAGCAGCAGGACATATGATGCAAAAAGGTGAAGTTGATAAAGTAGTTATTGGAGCAGATAGAGTTGCAAAAGGTGGAGTTGCAAATAAGATAGGTTCACTTATGGTTGCATTAGCTGCTAAACGTTACGACATACCATTTTATGTGGCAGCACCAATAAGTACATTTGATTTTGAAAATGAAATATTTGACACAACAATAGAAGAGAGAAATTCTGATGAGGTATTAAAAATTAATGGTGGTTATATTTCTAGAAAAGATACAAATGTAGAAAATCCTGCATTTGATATTGTAGAGTCAGATTTAATTACTGGAATAATAACTGAAGAAGGTATAAAAAAACCATTATAATACCTTTCTTATTTTATTTTCATGTCAAGTCCAATATGCCATACACCTGGACTTTGAGATTTAACTTTTCTTATATTTAATACTTCAGTTTCTCGTGGATATGCTATTTTTTTAACTCTATCAATCACTGTTTCATAATCTGATGAAAATTCATAATAGTTTAATATACCATTTTTATTCAAATGATTTACTGCAATATCTAAAAAGTCTTTAGCAGTTCCAGGTAAATTCATGATAATTCTATCTGCAAGTGGAAGTTCTGGTATGACTTTACGAATATCACCTTCAATTGGAATTACTTCTCCAACTAATTTATTAAGTTTCATGTTTTCGTTAACATACTTGTAAGCTTCAGGATTAATATCTATACTGTATATCTTTGCTTTTTTTACATGTGCAATACTTATGGGGAAAGATCCTATTCCTGCAAAGAAATCAATTACTGTTTCATTTTCTTGTACTTGATTAACTATACGTGCTCTTTCAGTAGCTAATCTTGGACTAAAATATACTGTTGAGGGATTTAATTTAAATCTAATACCATATTCTTTATGGATAGTTTCAAGATTATCTTCTCCTGCTAGAAATTCTAGTTTTCGGGTACGAGTTACTCCTTGAATTTTACTTTTCTTGTAATATACACTTCGTCTTTTAGTAAATTTAAGTACTGCTTCTCCAATAATTTTCTTTTCA
Coding sequences:
- the pyrE gene encoding orotate phosphoribosyltransferase, whose product is MTDYKSKLIELLKNNNVIKFGKFTLSSGKESDYYVDMKKAITEPEILECVAHLITEQIQDDNIDKIAGPALGAVPIATATSLISKKPMLMIRKEKKSYGTSKQIEGELLENDNVVIVEDVTTTGGSLLKAIKVIEENGGNITQAFVIVDREEGAQKTFEENNVQFKPLLTISEFKQYLDE
- a CDS encoding PRC-barrel domain-containing protein; the protein is MRLLNELIGKEVLDNSASIMGKIKDVELDTSTNRLESLIVTKGGISESIGISKNEIIVPFEMINRIGDKIILKQAINDAELVIEELENEL
- a CDS encoding DUF2117 family protein, producing MSLKIGIIVHGPGIIDTGEAKRIIGILSNYGEVSCRLGGTMGRTAVIDANLEDIINIEDKLLPSQSIQLLSEDNDILFLLNYGKSTVTGHTFGYKVLNNVGKQVNLVQIERPGESDGIIIQWNKFSDINLIKRIAHDLKLPITNYDEVIDLVEDLTGYSRENNRIERKVAGVSPEENIMLNGIIIGKVTSNNLTIISENNQIIEMKGGIIKQHGLEKLGDVDLSKAIIKTGLLRKSENINPRIINHERKDKLKVMFLDHAAEDIYKYKDIDLLVTIGDDTTLLSSDILYRFSIPIIGITDGDLDKVVLKGFRHDDSLIIQVKSGYDDIIGNIIHELLFKSENYLIIDDMEEFKEKIISIINNQKISYKFVDKQLVD
- a CDS encoding methanogenesis marker 2 protein; the protein is MDFNEIIESIRTFKGVTRKKSIADVREKLKDVYNVSGNVYLAFGDDAAAIDIGNNQLMLLATDGIWGSLMDINPWWSGYCSVLVNVNDIAAMGGLPMGMTNVLSSSNPEITAEIMDGIKEGVKKFGVPMVGGHTHPDTPYDALDVAISGIVDKEAVIPSCGAKTDDNIIVAIDLDGSIYPGTEINWDTTSDKSPKYVQDQIKVMNTIGKKQLVHAAKDISNPGIVGTLGMLLEASNMGAQIELEQIPRPDDIDWIRWFKMYPGSAFVLTAPEETTDKTISLLNKEHINAECVGKVIDNHKLAMSYKNNTKTVFDFNSEIIMGFTEDK
- a CDS encoding methanogenesis marker 3 protein, which encodes MQVKINNVEMDIPIGSTVEDAIKLSKAPYITGSAIALIEGREELESHVNKYSIETTGGNIIIELVDTANMLTDFWKNNYKKFIGTAIRWTTSHEVAIGSIVSDLEPTNEEHLYNRGDVIISLSSFSNESTHIIISKVKHEGIYGVPNQNKGVFATVVGGKRNIIKLKNTDEVLDIHPVIERKSIIKSAAVTDFNTELKQGNELYTYIEVEANPEAPISFEHFLKIIEDGTLHVDYESESFIGNNTLKGLEKDTELIEKRKRGVVTLRNQGAGVGRVYIYREDRVSVPTHNIIGHVTRGIQILDTVNEHDKITIVTNPEKISTVALTQKEADDYLDKLGIEHERDGLTDDDAIIVAQDPLYTIDVHKENKLKTLGVPKEDFVEIELYPEESPSSVWYFRKISGLLNGDVGHLQVNMAIKEMNILMFKAVNKEAKGLIPEKLPDGKVQAWEICVSNTACKHVGNIGIRFIDNTEFGPTGESFSSTNIIGRVVGGFDNLKAFKEGDTVYVKER
- a CDS encoding methanogenesis marker 6 protein, with the protein product MLKNDKDIDTEFCHIPMGDGTYHDSNQKGKITRMIILGPGCAVSSKELLNFLHLLELPINIRLTCYGANLNGTPEHVMEAVQKARAIDPSHIFIKFRGFPPGDPRRCRAKRGGAREGFHQIEAEYKLLQDVSYALEHPKHIDITVPEKISVDEFIEVVNSVDAETNKK
- a CDS encoding methanogenesis marker 5 protein, yielding MKVAIFPPNSMILADMIVRGGHEPLVVQSEMKQKVTSPEIDAPPFNMTEEDPIAGLKYAAIEVPSGVRGRMSLFGPIIEEAEAAIIMNEAPFGFGCVGCARSSELTVFSLRRRNIPILELDYPTSRDATVEMVYKINTFLDELNEKEAKSDD
- a CDS encoding methanogenesis marker 15 protein; translated protein: MIKIAQLSCGTEYSGIQKEIEKAAEMFGAEMVLPDVNLDDINEAYEKFGLSCASSSLKLMIARAMSLVEGKNDADAVFICTCFRCAEGAIARNEVRRLIQNNTNLPVVTYSFTEKTKASELFIRMEALTTVVSRKSILAREKQEGLTLGIDSGSTTTKVALMENDEVIGTGWVPTGDILGCANDAINQALEGTCYKLDDVEAIGTTGYGRITIGKQMGAKLIQEEISVNSKGAVYLAGAQRGEATVLDIGGMDNKVITVNNGIPDNFTMGGICAGASGRFLDMTSGRLNVDITELGPLAQKGNYKNAVLNSYCIVFGIQDLVTSLAGGAKKEDAADAACHSVAEQVYEQQLQEIDVREPLIQVGGTSLITGLVDAVQDILGGIEIIVPEYSQYIGAVGAAMLVSGLKDTDIDDSKKF
- a CDS encoding methanogenesis marker 17 protein, whose translation is MYVECYDEVGAQVYDTLLRHTLQDLKLARAISAIKIFIEPREPIFIGVVKLEKASTPIYLNDIASYKLEENVLKITVENEDYTPNLLRALWEKEGRINVTQPDRYKIEVENPTIDAEKLMIHNPSQELKRKVYDALFRIIPEGFRMTRNASEGNLISIMCSDEIIDEKWNKKFNEVIEEVKNQ
- a CDS encoding radical SAM protein, with the translated sequence MNDEKKSHFAHVTQAHPCFNEKIHDKVGRIHIPIAPNCNIQCGFCTRKFNNTENRPGVTSCIMSIDEAINHIRNTTNEIPISVVGVAGPGDSLCNEETLELFSRIKEEFPDLILCMSTNGLLVPKYAKKISEVGVKTVTITINAVDLDIGAEIYDNIEYEGKIYHGKEGFKILLENQLKGIEMLSQLGVIVKVNSVLIPGVNDEHIVDIAKTVKSRGASIMNVLPLIPLNKFKNLEKPGCGMLSDVREQVEEYLPVFRACTQCRADAFGIPGKKEQDFSLELIPNSHY
- the mtnA gene encoding S-methyl-5-thioribose-1-phosphate isomerase: METLYWKDNTLFLLDQTLLPHEIEFYECKTYHEVINAIKTMKVRGAPAIGVSAAYAMALAELAGVDLNKAGDEIKSARPTAINLFWAVDQVLKAVNDGKSAVDTAIMMEKEDIAINKKIGEYGNTVISDGDTILTHCNAGALACAGYGTALGVIRAAHDADKNIDVICDETRPVLQGARLSVFEMQEENIPVRLIVDGAAGHMMQKGEVDKVVIGADRVAKGGVANKIGSLMVALAAKRYDIPFYVAAPISTFDFENEIFDTTIEERNSDEVLKINGGYISRKDTNVENPAFDIVESDLITGIITEEGIKKPL
- a CDS encoding class I SAM-dependent methyltransferase family protein, producing MKGIKIKKQKANEVRKILINNNQINSEYKLKSDENNVYIPLIDNYDITLIENIKQDYHIIIEDYDFLEGQYKAKNFMEYLNDKIPEDAIENIRKSFDTIGDIVILEIPPELENEKKIIGEAVLKFTKRRSVYYKKSKIQGVTRTRKLEFLAGEDNLETIHKEYGIRFKLNPSTVYFSPRLATERARIVNQVQENETVIDFFAGIGSFPISIAHVKKAKIYSIDINPEAYKYVNENMKLNKLVGEVIPIEGDIRKVIPELPLADRIIMNLPGTAKDFLDIAVNHLNKNGILNYYEFSSDYETVIDRVKKIAYPRETEVLNIRKVKSQSPGVWHIGLDMKIK